In the genome of Kwoniella shandongensis chromosome 6, complete sequence, one region contains:
- a CDS encoding 6-phosphogluconolactonase, producing MPQASAPPVLYTFPETDQLQTSLANFIRKAQGDAIAHRGVFTIALSGGSLPNNLKELTKLDGIQWDKWQVFFADERIVPLDHPESNYNACAKAFLDGVPIKREQIHTLNTDLFREQTRIDPTAEIKPGEEDEAESEAVDIADDYEKQLVSTFAGANAARYPTFDLILLGMGPDGHTCSLFPGHELLAENDRWIAEIQDSPKPPKRRITFTYQVLNHAFRCAFVAAGEGKQDMLHNILDKPEEGLPCSRVRPASPGLVFWFVDDAAAGKVQFPKTEYKWIERASDDDPISVERKKMKSEMDAAVAEADSK from the exons ATGCCTCAAGCATCCGCCCCGCCCGTGCTCTACACCTTCCCCGAGACTGATCAACTGCAGACCTCGCTCGCCAACTTCATCCGCAAAGCTCAAGGCGACGCCATTGCTCACCGAGGAGTGTTCACCATCGCCCTTTCTGGTGGATCCCTGCCCAACAACCTGAAAGAGCTTACCAAGCTCGACGGTATTCAATGGGACAAATGGCAAGTGTTCTTTGCAGATGAACGAATCGTTCCCCTCGACCATCCCGAATCCAACTACAACGCTTGTGCCAAGGCTTTCCTCGATGGAGTCCCTATCAAACGAGAACAGATCCATACTCTCAACACCGATTTGTTCAGAGAACAAACGAGAATTGACCCCACCGCCGAGATCAAACctggagaagaggacgaggcCGAGAGTGAAGCCGTCGACATTGCAGATGATTATGAGAAACAACTCGTTTCCACTTTCGCAGGTGCAAACGCTGCCAGATATCCAACGttcgacttgatcttgctcgGTATGGGCCCAGACGGTCACACATGTAGTTTGTTCCCAGGTCACGAACTGTTGGCGGAGAACGATAGATGGATCGCAGAAATCCAAGATAGTCCCAAACCACCCAAGAGGAGAATCACTTTCAC TTACCAAGTCCTCAACCACGCTTTCCGATGTGCTTTCGTCGCTGCGGGAGAGGGTAAGCAAGATATGCTGCATAACATCCTCGACAAGCCCGAAGAGGGCTTACCATGTTCTCGAGTCCGACCTGCCTC TCCCGGTCTCGTGTTCTGGTTCGTTGACGATGCCGCTGCTGGAAAAGTTCAATTCCCCAAGACGGAATACAAATGGATcgaacgagcgagcgatGATGACCCGATCTCTgtagagaggaagaagatgaagtctGAGATGGACGCAGCGGTCGCTGAGGCTGACTCGAAGTAG